From Magnolia sinica isolate HGM2019 chromosome 13, MsV1, whole genome shotgun sequence, one genomic window encodes:
- the LOC131222722 gene encoding thioredoxin H2-like has translation MGVFFSSSNSNDGSSSEPSRVLAFHSADTWKSHLESSKDSNQLMVIDFTAKWCGPCRFMEPIMNEMANSFTDVVFVKIDVDELKEVAQVWQVEAMPTFVLVKKGQEVDRLVGANKDELKKKIEKYSGSD, from the exons atgggagtctttttctcttcatccaacaGCAATGATGGCTCTTCATCGGAGCCGTCTCGTGTTCTCGCTTTCCACTCAGCTGACACATGGAAGTCACACCTCGAATCTTCAAAGGATTCCAACCAActa ATGGTGATTGATTTCACGGCCAAGTGGTGTGGGCCATGCCGGTTTATGGAGCCGATCATGAACGAAATGGCCAACAGTTTCACCGACGTCGTCTTCGTCAAGATCGACGTTGATGAGCTCAAG GAGGTTGCACAGGTTTGGCAAGTGGAGGCGATGCCGACATTCGTTCTTGTGAAGAAAGGGCAGGAAGTGGATAGGCTTGTAGGCGCCAATAAGGACGAGCTCAAGAAGAAGATTGAGAAATATAGTGGTAGTGATtga